One bacterium DNA segment encodes these proteins:
- a CDS encoding aryl-sulfate sulfotransferase produces MKRLVRFGSLFASLFLLLAAASPVAAVQHTLGLFLDDSAACNGYTLFCPLHYGTAYLINDSGMLCHSWPSIQAGQCAWLLENGELLHTGNAGNNSYFPNAGGGGRFMEYDWDGNLVWSFKYSDSMHLQHHEVRQLPNGNVLAIAYDRVPYSQAIAEGRRPDYLPDSVVWADEVIEVQQTGESTGTVIWEWHVQDHLIQDYDSTKLNFGVVGNHPELVDFNFGPTKACWNHTNSIYYNADLDQILLSVRNNSEIWVIDHSTTTTQAASHTGGKYGHGGDLLYRWGNPQAYRAGTASDQKLFQQHDAEWIPAGCPGTGHMTIFNNGLGRPGGNYTTVDEIVPPVDSLGNYYLPTGGHYGPDTMAWIYAASPETSFHSLEIGCAQREPNGNTLIDDGTHGVFFEIAPDTSMVWRYVNPVSDSGPLYQGDTAGNDPNHSDQKMSSVFKIHRYAPDYAGLVGHDLTPQGPIERHLPGVAEQAARIVSAPRLLTNLPGVLTIANLPAQGEVELYSVSGRLLRRTAVAVGQSSLRLDLKSLPAGACLCVVKGASGEVALRAKAVIIR; encoded by the coding sequence ATGAAGCGCCTGGTTAGATTCGGTAGTCTCTTTGCCTCCCTCTTCCTGCTGCTGGCCGCGGCATCGCCAGTCGCGGCAGTGCAGCATACGCTGGGTCTTTTCCTCGACGACTCAGCCGCCTGCAACGGCTACACACTATTCTGCCCGCTGCACTACGGCACGGCCTATCTCATCAACGACAGCGGCATGCTCTGTCACTCGTGGCCCAGCATCCAGGCCGGCCAATGCGCGTGGCTGCTGGAGAACGGTGAGCTGCTGCATACCGGCAACGCCGGCAACAACTCCTACTTTCCGAATGCCGGCGGCGGTGGGAGATTCATGGAGTACGATTGGGACGGCAACCTGGTTTGGAGCTTCAAGTACTCGGACAGCATGCACCTCCAGCACCACGAGGTCAGGCAGCTTCCCAACGGCAACGTGCTGGCAATCGCATATGACCGCGTGCCCTACAGCCAGGCCATCGCCGAGGGACGCCGGCCCGACTACCTGCCCGACAGCGTCGTGTGGGCGGATGAGGTCATTGAAGTGCAGCAGACCGGCGAGTCCACCGGCACGGTTATCTGGGAGTGGCACGTGCAGGACCATCTGATTCAGGACTACGACTCGACCAAACTGAACTTCGGCGTGGTGGGCAACCACCCGGAGCTGGTCGACTTCAACTTCGGGCCGACCAAGGCCTGTTGGAATCACACCAACTCAATCTACTACAACGCCGACCTTGACCAGATTCTCCTCAGTGTTCGGAACAACAGCGAGATATGGGTCATCGACCACTCGACGACCACCACCCAGGCAGCAAGTCACACCGGAGGAAAGTACGGCCACGGCGGAGACCTGCTGTACCGCTGGGGCAATCCCCAAGCCTACCGCGCCGGAACCGCCTCCGACCAGAAGCTCTTCCAGCAGCACGACGCCGAGTGGATTCCTGCGGGCTGTCCGGGAACGGGCCACATGACCATTTTCAACAACGGCCTCGGACGTCCGGGAGGAAACTACACGACCGTGGACGAGATAGTGCCGCCTGTGGACTCGCTCGGCAACTACTACCTGCCTACCGGCGGGCACTACGGCCCGGACACGATGGCATGGATATACGCCGCGTCTCCCGAAACGAGCTTCCATTCACTGGAAATCGGCTGCGCGCAGCGCGAGCCCAATGGTAACACGCTGATTGACGACGGCACCCATGGCGTCTTCTTCGAGATCGCCCCGGATACGAGCATGGTCTGGCGGTACGTGAACCCGGTTAGCGATTCCGGCCCGCTTTATCAAGGCGACACGGCCGGGAACGACCCCAACCATTCGGATCAGAAGATGAGTTCCGTGTTCAAGATTCACCGCTATGCGCCGGACTACGCCGGCCTCGTCGGCCACGACCTCACTCCGCAGGGCCCGATTGAGCGCCACCTGCCGGGCGTCGCGGAACAGGCAGCCCGAATCGTGTCGGCGCCGCGCCTGCTCACGAACCTGCCCGGTGTTCTCACCATCGCCAACCTGCCCGCGCAGGGCGAGGTCGAGCTTTACTCGGTGTCGGGTCGCTTGCTGCGGCGAACAGCCGTAGCAGTTGGCCAGTCGTCGCTCCGGCTTGACCTCAAGTCTCTGCCGGCCGGCGCCTGCCTCTGCGTCGTCAAAGGAGCAAGCGGCGAAGTTGCACTGCGAGCCAAGGCCGTAATAATCAGATAG